The Cardiocondyla obscurior isolate alpha-2009 unplaced genomic scaffold, Cobs3.1 scaffold102_0_36485, whole genome shotgun sequence genome window below encodes:
- the LOC139113041 gene encoding A-kinase anchor protein 10, mitochondrial-like, producing MLQFFKKIGQRDKSGLSESSPIKSTSSGGFLTDAFNGSASSIQTPSGVLCNLEEEEEEILNNDVEEARASFSSRLSKALPEILKDKSALGYFIQFMDTRKRIALIKFWLEVECLCSASEMPNVRKVRQSNQKELLDTLPTSLDDNENFSCDVFASDVDTETRNEIPFDRADDATSNGMPKTSQVVSETRQSNLNCRNERRDMTTIKQDALRVYKKYILKETLGINQISEELRVDIEKAIVQENIEPILRCLSAVQSIVYDTLENEYINDFLRSEFHCKHQIDVLTSGNVQLADILYNETAFFYFMEFMELENKRELLDFWMSAISYKHNLLEKKGAANPEEAQSDAVIIYEKYFSLQATMPLGFSDKIRFLVEQNICREDEGGPQSDCFDKPSKIVYNFLNKHYLPVFLSSQLYYKYLSELISTIQTSPCPSLHSKIRRTGSDCSSEVSSVCTSMPSISQIGNNGSRISDDKKTINSHLNIDTRQLYDPDSLWRRNKYSLSIGYVDNLGRFITEIEPDPHRKYESRLTRVVKRFVNIEQDKAKEELAWRIAEMIICEITSLTLGTSNLPS from the exons ATGctccaattttttaagaagatTG GACAAAGGGATAAGTCCGGATTATCAGAAAGTTCACCTATAAAGTCAACGAGCTCAGGAGGCTTTCTAACAGATGCATTCAATGGCTCTGCGTCGTCGATTCAGACTCCTTCAGGTGTACTGTGCAACCtcgaggaagaggaagaggagattCTCAATAATGACGTTGAGGAAGCGCGCGCTTCCTTCAGTTCGCGGTTGTCGAAAGCGCTGCCAGAAATACTTAAGGACAAAAGCGCGCTTGGCTATTTCATCCAGTTTATGGATACCAGGAAGCGTATAGCTCTCATCAAGTTCTGGCTGGAGGTAGAATGCTTATGCAGCGCATCAGAGATGCCCAATGTGCGAAAAGTCAGACAGTCTAATCAAAAGGAACTGCTGGATACCTTGCCTACTTCCTTAGACGATAACGAAAACTTTAGCTGCGACGTGTTCGCTAGTGATGTAGATACCGAAACAAGGAACGAAATACCGTTCGATAGGGCGGACGATGCGACGTCCAACGGTATGCCAAAGACTAGTCAGGTGGTAAGCGAAACGCGACAATCAAACCTCAACTGTAGAAACGAGAGACGTGACATGACGACGATCAAGCAGGATGCATTGAGAGTTTACAAAAAGTATATTCTCAAAGAAACTCTGGGTATCAATCAAATATCTGAGGAATTGAGAGTGGATATAGAGAAGGCTATTGTCCAGGAAAACATTGAGCCTATTTTACGGTGCCTATCTGCTGTTCAAAGCATAGTATACGATACATTAGAAAACGA ATATATTAACGATTTTTTACGAAGCGAATTTCACTGTAAGCATCAGATTGACGTGCTCACCAGTGGCAATGTACAATTAGCAGATATATTGTATAATGAGACAgcgttcttttattttatggaG TTTATGGAACTCGAAAATAAGCGAGAACTGCTGGATTTTTGGATGTCGGCTATAAGCTATAAGCATAATCTTTTAGAAAAGAAGGGAGCAGCCAATCCTGAAGAAGCGCAATCTGACGCCGTAATTATATATGAAAA ATATTTTAGCTTACAAGCAACAATGCCTCTTGGATTTAGTGATAAGATTCGTTTTCTTGTGGAGCAAAATATTTGCCGCGAGGACGAAGGAGGTCCACAATCCGATTGTTTCGATAAACCTAGTAaaatcgtatataattttcttaacaag CATTATCTCCCGGTGTTCTTATCGTCGCAGCtgtattataaatacttaTCAGAACTAATCAGTACGATTCAGACCAGTCCATGTCCAAGTTTACATTCCAAGATAAGAAGAACAG GTTCAGATTGCAGCAGCGAAGTAAGCTCTGTGTGTACTAGTATGCCAAGTATTTCTCAAATAGGAAATAATGGCAGCAGAATATCTGATGATAAAAAAACCATTAACAGTCATTTAAATATCGACACTAGGCAACTTTACGATCCAGATTCTTTATGGCGACGTAATAAATATag TTTAAGCATTGGTTACGTTGACAACTTAGGTCGATTTATTACTGAAATAGAACCAGATCCTCATAGGAAATATG AATCTCGCCTAACTCGTGTTGTAAAACGATTTGTAAATATAGAACAAGataag GCAAAAGAGGAATTAGCATGGAGAATCGCCGAGATGATTATTTGTGAAATCACATCTTTGACGCTTGGAACTTCGAATCTTCCTTCTTGA